The DNA segment GTGAAATACAACTACACGAACGTATCATGGCTTGGATTATTCTGAATGATTTTTATTTGTAATATAATATCAATATCATATGAAATGTCATATAAAATGAATGTGAACAAATCCATCAGACGTGTAAATATGATGTCAACATCGATGTTACCATAAAACAAAGTAATGCATACATGTAGTATAATATCACATTGAATATAACGTCAAAATATGTAACACCGTGTATGCTTATATAACATAAACTCAAGTTTAAACATGTGACACAATCCATAAAAAAACATGTCATCACAAACATGATGCATGTGTAATACTAGAAAAAAATCCATAATCACACGAAATTTATTCGATGCACATGTGTAATGTAAGAGTCACATTGCTTATTATGTAAAACAATTCTCGATGTTGTATAAACCAAATCACTCTTCAAGCGGGTCGGACGAACGTATGGTAGATCTTCTAGTGGATCTTCTAGTGGCCCGAGTACAAATGCGAGACGATGGTCCAACAGATGTATCACCGTTAGACAAATCAACAACACCAACGTGACATGAATCTTCTGGAACAGTAACATTACCAGCTTTAGCAGCTTTTGCAGCAGCAGCCGCGACTTCTTTGGCAGCCCGAACTTTTTCACAATTACGTGAGTCATGATCATTAACGTATTTCTTGCATTTTCCACACAGCCTAGTAGTTTTAGCACTATTAACAACAGCCTTTTCCCCCGGACCAATGAGTCGATGGTTGGTACCGCACCCTTTGTTCCGGATGCCTTGTGGCGGATTTATCGAGACTTCCATATCTTCAGGCTGTTTGAGAAGGTCACTGATCACAACTGATGTCTTGTTACACGCCGGTTCGGTCGGGAATTCGCGAAACACACGGTTCCTAATTTCTTTAATTTCACCAGACAACTCAGAAAGTTTACCAATATTACGCCTTAAACGATCAGTACACTCAATTACCAAATCAAAAATCTCATTCCGGATTACAGATTCCGCGTCTGTATCAGCAGAATACCTGTTCGACATGCTAAAAACCCTCCTTGGCAATATGTCTCGTTTCCATCTACCAGGTTGATACTGAACGGGAATTTCGTCAACCTGGTTGTATCTATACACGCAAAAGGCATGCCTACACAAATAGCCAAGGCGCGTATAACCCATACACGAACATGAAACCGATCTATCACGTGTATCAAAACTGACCTGcatcacatgtgtatatgttaCAAAGGTTAAAAAACATAACGTTGATAATTATAATGAACATATGTAATACAACCATATAATAAGCCAAATTACCTCAAATTCATTAATATCTTTGTACTGCCTGTTAGTATGAACAATGGTATAAATTTTTACCCCATCAAGTTCTGGGGTTTTTGAAGCAATATAGCAGAATGTCATGCCTCTGTATATCTCTTTTTGCACCTCCAAAAACAGCGTATGTGTATATAACTCCGAGGCATGTCTTTCAATAGGCACGTTCTTCGGCATTGATGGTGCTATTGTGTTACTTTCGAACTCCAATCTGCGTTGAGTGTACCGTTGCCCATCAATTGCTGTGTCGAAACACATCAAGAATTGCACGAGCGTGTTTGTTCCACTAGAATTTGTTTTAAACAGGGAATTCGAACTCTCGCacctcgaggtggttttcattagACAACACATGTGCACATCCCTAAAATAGCACGGAACCCATTGATCCCTAATCTCATACATCTCGTTCAGCCAATTATTTTCTTTCAAGTGTAACCCTTCCATAAGCAAATTCCATCTTTATTCAAATTCTTCAGGTGTGATAAACAAATTCCAAACCAGCTTATGTATAGCAGCTCTCAAGTCTATATTTTCCAATACATCACCTGCAATctgaataataataaaaaaaaaaaaaacacacacaaacataaatgaatgaGATTAAAGTATACAACTATTACACGTATGTAGATGAATGTATGTAAAAATACTATCATACCTTTGCAGGAATTTTCCTTACAAT comes from the Helianthus annuus cultivar XRQ/B chromosome 4, HanXRQr2.0-SUNRISE, whole genome shotgun sequence genome and includes:
- the LOC110933080 gene encoding protein FAR1-RELATED SEQUENCE 4-like, which codes for MCFDTAIDGQRYTQRRLEFESNTIAPSMPKNVPIERHASELYTHTLFLEVQKEIYRGMTFCYIASKTPELDGVKIYTIVHTNRQYKDINEFEVSFDTRDRSVSCSCMGYTRLGYLCRHAFCVYRYNQVDEIPVQYQPGRWKRDILPRRVFSMSNRYSADTDAESVIRNEIFDLVIECTDRLRRNIGKLSELSGEIKEIRNRVFREFPTEPACNKTSVVISDLLKQPEDMEVSINPPQGIRNKGCGTNHRLIGPGEKAVVNSAKTTRLCGKCKKYVNDHDSRNCEKVRAAKEVAAAAAKAAKAGNVTVPEDSCHVGVVDLSNGDTSVGPSSRICTRATRRSTRRSTIRSSDPLEE